In one window of Methanobrevibacter sp. DNA:
- a CDS encoding NifB/NifX family molybdenum-iron cluster-binding protein → MRIAVASSNGEDLDLHFGKAHSLYVYEYDEEKDEFNFLDQRNVEIEVDMKHQNPKIIKAIEDCEVCICEQFGPKAQIYAEDAGLKLVKEEGTVEEALRKYIDHVNFMKNIKI, encoded by the coding sequence ATGAGAATAGCTGTTGCTTCATCAAATGGAGAGGATTTGGATTTGCATTTTGGAAAAGCCCATTCATTATACGTTTATGAATATGATGAGGAAAAGGACGAATTCAATTTTTTAGACCAAAGAAATGTTGAAATTGAAGTTGACATGAAGCATCAAAATCCAAAGATTATCAAAGCCATTGAGGATTGTGAAGTGTGCATCTGTGAGCAATTCGGTCCAAAGGCACAGATATATGCAGAAGATGCTGGTTTAAAGTTAGTTAAAGAGGAAGGAACCGTTGAAGAGGCTTTGAGAAAATACATAGACCATGTGAATTTCATGAAAAACATTAAAATATGA